The genomic DNA TTGTTATATTGGTCTTCGCCAACACCATAACCGCGCAATGCTTTAGGGGTACTACCACCGCTTTGGTCTAGTGCTGCAATGAAACCTTTACCATTTTTCATTTTTTCTAGTTGTTCTTGATTCATACTTCCTTTCACTCCTCGTAACGTGATAATTACACCCTTAGTATGACGAATTTATTAAATAGTTTCAAATAAAAAGATAGCGGTTATTATTTAAAAACCGCTTAAAGTTAGCAGTAATTCAGTAATATTAAGGATTTTTGAGGTTTTGATTTTTAGGTTGACCTAAAAATTAAACTACATCAGTAGTGTGCTAAATGAACACGAAATGTATAAAATGACATCTTAAGCCTGTAAAGTTGTTGCTTGTCATAATAAAACGTTTAAAAGAAATGTATTACAAAAGTGATGTACCTCTATTGATAAATTTAATTGAATGATTATTTTATGAACTTTAAGTAGAAGGAAAAGTGAAATACATTAGAATCTCAGGTTGGAAGTGCGATTAATTTGTGGTATAATAATTATACTTAAAAGTGAAAGAGGTGATATGAATGAGTAAATTGGTAAAAGGTTTAATGTCAACTGCTGCAGTAGCTGTTCTTTTATCTGCTGTTGGTAGCACATCTGATGCACACGCACTTACTCAAAAAGAATATCAACACTTAGCATCACAATACGCAAACTATTCAAACAATTAATGCGTTCAATACCGATTCGTTTTTGAGTTTTCCCAGTTGTAATCATGGGAGGCACTTTCGCTGAATACATGTTGATGTATTTAGTGGGAGTGCTTTTTATTTTAGCTTCTATATAAAGGGAATTTATAGGCCAAAAGTCATACTGCTAATCATTATTAGTAACAGTATGACTTTTCTTTTAAAAGGCGGTCATTGACATTAAAATTCTTAAGCAAGTACCTCATCAAATGATATTTAATGGGTGAGTATTTTCAATTTTATAATCTGATTATGCACTCGCTATTTTCCAATATGTCCTTGCTTCACTTACGTTCCACAAATCATCAATAGAAAATATACGCTATAATGACAAATGCCTAATAAACAATGGCTCAGCAGCAGGACAGATCATTGTATATCCATCCAAATTTTGAAGTTGGGCGTCAGCATTTGAAACTTTAAAGCTAAGAACCTTGCCTACAAGTTCATGATATTCCGAAACGAAATAGGCACTGAAACCCGGTGGATGAATACCAGTAAAATCATGAGGTGTATAAAGAATCAAAATTGTACCTTTAATTTGTCGCACTGCACGTTCAGTTTGAGGTATATGAAAGGGGCGCTTGAGCGTGTGAGGTGAATGATTTTTAGAATAAACACTTAAGTGAATATAATTAAAATCGCCTGTGAGTTTAGTCATTGAGAAAAGCTGCGTGTTGATTAGCCTTTCCTTGATATGTTGAAAAATATCAACATGTTCCACTTGTTTAACTACGAAGTCATGCTGGGGTCTAAATTGAACAACAGCGCCATACGGCACTTTCTCTTGACCATTTAATCCGTGATGTTCTCCATATTGATTCATATGAACGGGTTGCCCATCAATAATTACAAAATCACCATCAGTATGGTTCAATGTACCAAATCCATAATCACCGTAACGTAATAACTCAGCGATTGTCACTTCGCTTTCATGATGTCCCTCTAATAAGGTTTTAATCGTGCCCACTTGATGTATGTAGTGACGATATTCTTTCATTTAAATCAACCCCTTTGAAGTTGGCGTCCAAAACGCTAAAGATGTAATCATTTTGATCGAATGTGCTTAGTGGTATTCATCTATCATCAAAAACAGCAAAGCAAAATGAAAATAAAATAGAGTTATAAATAAACATTGTTGCTTGCTATATAAAATTATAGAGTGGCTCTGTTAAAAAAGCAATATAATTATGTAAAAATATTTATCTTAATTCATCTTGTTCATATGGATTATGTATAAAGTTTGAGTCTATATGTAAAAATATGATATGAATATGTCTTTTTTAATATGAGTGAAAGAAATGAAGGTGTCTTATTTTTAAGTATAATAATGAAGGATGATACGTATAAATAAAGTCATATTATAAAAAAGGAGCGCTAGGACGATTTTCTATTAAAAATCATCTTAGCGCTATTTATTTTGAAATATATCCTGGCTTCTTAAGTGAATGCGTGTACGTGTATATGAAGCAACTGTTAAATCATTAAAGCGTCAGTATTTATTGAACCCATTTCATTTCTAATTGATGGATTAAGTGCGTCAACATATCATTATTCGGTGTTGGAATACCTAGTTCGCGACCATATTGACTGATTTGTCCATTAAGATAATCAACTTCAGTATAGCGACGATTATATAAGTCTTGATGCATTGAAGGATAATGGAGACCTTGTGTTTCTTTTGGATAAGAGTCTTCAATTTTTTGTAAAAGCAATTGTGGGTCTAATTCAACGCCTCGACCATGAGCCACAGCAACGATTTCATCAATAATGGGTTGAATCATTTCACGTGAATGAACATAACTGCCAAATTCATAAATGGTTTTGTTAAGGATAGTGCACAGTGGATTTACAACACTGTTGACAGTCGCTTTACTCCAAATGGATTTAAACACATTATCACTGATTGTAGCGTTAAGTTGTGCATCATTGAAAATTTGATGAATCACTTCTGTACGGTGATCAGCTTGGCCATCTGCACGTTGAAACTCAATACTCCCTGTGCCTTCTAACAGTAATTTTCCAGGACCACGCATGCCAGCAGTCCACATGGTCACGGCAAGGAATATTTGAGTTTGTGGCACAATTTTAGAAAATCGTTCATCATGTCCAAGACCATTCATCATAGTAAGTAAAGCAGTATCAGAGTGAAGGGCATTTCGATCGTATAACGTTTGAAGCATTTCTTCTGATTTCATAGATTTCGTTAAGATAATGACTAAGTCATATGCCTCATTTACATTTTGAGGTAATAGGGCAGGAATTTGAATCGTATAGGTATCTGTTTCTGTTTCGATTTCAAGGCCGTGTTCATTTATTTGATTCACATGTTCTTCCCATGTATCAATCAGTGTCACATCATATCCAGCCTTCTTAATTTGGCTCCCAATACGACCTCCCATTGCACCTGCACCCGCGATAGCGATTTTATTCATAATGACTCCCCCTTGTAAGCGTTTAATTTATAAATAAGTGTAAAATTCAAAAGAAACGATGTCAATTATCTTTCTATAAAAGTTACTTAAAAATTTAATAGTAAACTTCTTATTTCATGCAAGGATAAATTAATGTGCTAATAATACAAGATTGAATAAAGTAGACGATATTTACCTTTAATTGTCATAAATAAAATGCTTTTCCAAATATTAAAGTCTTTAGTTCAGTTTTTGGGATAAAAACGATAATTTCTAGGATATTAAGCGCTTTCAGTTGATGCTATAGTGAATTTAAAGTGAACACAAGAGGTGAAGGGCATGAACTTTTTTGATATTAAAAAGATTCCTAACAAAGGCATACCGTTATCTATGCAACGAAAATTATGGTTACGTAACTTTTTACAAGCCTTTTTCGTCGTATTTCTCGCATATATGGCCATGTACTTAATTCGAAACAACTTTAAAGCAGCTCAACCTTTATTAAAAGAAGAAATCGGGTTGTCTACATTAGAATTAGGTTATATTGGATTAGCATTTAGTATTACTTATGGCCTAGGGAAAACACTATTAGGTTACTTTGTTGATGGACGTAACACGAAAAAAATTATTTCATTTTTATTAATCCTTTCTGCGATAACTGTATTAATTATGGGCTTCGTGTTAAGTTATTTTGGTTCAGTTTTAGGTTTATTTATTGTACTTTGGGGACTAAACGGTATTTTTCAATCCGTCGGTGGACCT from Staphylococcus schleiferi includes the following:
- a CDS encoding acetolactate decarboxylase; translation: MKEYRHYIHQVGTIKTLLEGHHESEVTIAELLRYGDYGFGTLNHTDGDFVIIDGQPVHMNQYGEHHGLNGQEKVPYGAVVQFRPQHDFVVKQVEHVDIFQHIKERLINTQLFSMTKLTGDFNYIHLSVYSKNHSPHTLKRPFHIPQTERAVRQIKGTILILYTPHDFTGIHPPGFSAYFVSEYHELVGKVLSFKVSNADAQLQNLDGYTMICPAAEPLFIRHLSL
- a CDS encoding ketopantoate reductase family protein, which translates into the protein MNKIAIAGAGAMGGRIGSQIKKAGYDVTLIDTWEEHVNQINEHGLEIETETDTYTIQIPALLPQNVNEAYDLVIILTKSMKSEEMLQTLYDRNALHSDTALLTMMNGLGHDERFSKIVPQTQIFLAVTMWTAGMRGPGKLLLEGTGSIEFQRADGQADHRTEVIHQIFNDAQLNATISDNVFKSIWSKATVNSVVNPLCTILNKTIYEFGSYVHSREMIQPIIDEIVAVAHGRGVELDPQLLLQKIEDSYPKETQGLHYPSMHQDLYNRRYTEVDYLNGQISQYGRELGIPTPNNDMLTHLIHQLEMKWVQ